The following nucleotide sequence is from Nothobranchius furzeri strain GRZ-AD chromosome 6, NfurGRZ-RIMD1, whole genome shotgun sequence.
TCAattctaatttttatttttattaatcattccgaGTAAATAcagctttacacaataattacactttattacagcTGTAATTACACAAGAATACACTAACTTActttgtaattaccatgtaagtactaggTAATTATGGAActttaaaaggaagcgttaccgagTCATTCACAAGTTACGCAGCTCATCCTCTTTGTTCGTTTCCCCTGTGAGCAAAAGGCTACGCATGTGAGGGTTTCCAGTCAGTTTGCACGAGTAGATGCCGGCATTGTTTATTTTAGAATAACCCAAAACAAGTTTCCAACTCCTGCAAATTTCTTCTATCTCAAATCTGGACAGCACCACTGAATCGTGTTGCTACAGATGCTTCTCCTCACAGAGGGAGAGAAACACCAACAGAAACCCCCGGATTTGCTGCTGCAAAGCGATCTTTGGTTTGAGGCTGTGGAGCTAAAGGTGTAACGTGCGACCGCAACGATCCAAACCTTCTCCAGGACAAAGTCCACCAGTCCAGCCTTGTTCATGTTGTGAGGCAAATAAACTCTTTTGCTGACTTTGGAGAAACCCTTGGCTGTAGCGGTCAGGATGTGGGTGCCAGGATTCAGCAGCCGCCAGTAGTCCCCGTCCTCAGCTGTTAGCGAGAAAGAGATGATGTTTTTGAATCATCAGTGACTTCAGCGAACCCTGGATCAAAGCTTAAAGTAGAAATATTATGACTTGTATCTTAAGTTTTAATAGATCTGTGGCTGACACTAAACATGTTCGttgagttctttgcactaaatccctctcagatCAAAAAATCTtaacagttttattcttgacattttcaggacCTTCCAGAATCAGCCATTTTGGGtctttgtcactttaagaaaacaatctggagctggccacacccatccCTCCCCTGATTggctactataagctgagaagctccaaggaGAGCTGCTCCTACAGAAGAAAAGGTGTAGGGTGGTGCTACGCTAgttttccttattgtgacatcacaaatagggacattttgaaacagcttgttttaggcaaatAATTCCTTCTGACATAAAAACAGACGGACGGGTTTCTCTCGTGTTTGGAGCGTTTATAGAAGCAGTAGAAACCTGCAGGGCGGCGCTAAAGGATGCCAGACGTGAGTTTTGCACAAATCCTAAAACAGTTCTAAAAGTTATACAATCCAGTTTTTAAGTGGgtgttttgtttggtttttttttaCCTGTGGTGACGTCTCTTCTAATCCCCCTGACAGAGACCGTGGCACCTTTTATACCATTTCCATCCAAATCCTTAACAACACCTTTAATTCCTCGATGGACCTGTTCAGGGAAACAAGTCACAAACCTCTTCACAGCAGCGAGGAGCTTTGAGTGAGAAAAAGGACTGAAACCAGGCATTCACATTTCTTCTGAGAGCTCAAGCTCTCATATTTTTACCTGAGATTGTTCACAAATTAGTTCTCGGTGCACGGTAAGCAGGTGAATTCTGAGCTTTCATTATCATTGTGTTGTTTCCAACACGTCACGCTCGTCTAGAAGAAACTTACAGACTCGAGAAAACTGAGCAGAGCTTCCTTATTCCGCTTCCACTCTGGGTAAAGCTCCGCCTCGGAGGGGAATTTGTCACATCCAAGCTCCACTGTGATCTCCATACAGTTGGTGTGCAAGTAATTAAAGTCAGACATGCCTGCAGAGGAAATGAGATGGATTATTTTAGCAGggttcagtcaatcaatcaaactttatttatgcaGCACTTAATCATGCAACACATGCAACTCAGAGCGCTTAACAAATTGAAAAGGCCCCGCattcccacattccctcccatccccagaaattttaaaacagtctgacaataaaaaccccttcacaacactcatcctccggcacacacacccacacacacatacatgccccccccacccccaccccccattgaAAAATCACGATGGGCTGAGATCAGGTGACTcaaaccagctaagataaggaaacgccatcaggggagccatccgccccgacaccagcagatctgcagcagcagccgaggcaccgacacagggcgcccagggcagggagggcggagaccccccacctccacccaggcacacctggaaagcacccaggccgccacagccgaccaccgccccccagggcagagggctcccagagAGGAAACActagaaaaaggttaaattaaggttgaaatataaaatcataagagctaaaatgagaattttaacataaaaagttatttagatattaaaataatgttgatcataaatctatggtaaaaaatagcatgtataaagaaagaatacattaaataaataactaaataaataaataaatttaaaaagtgatagtaatcagttaaaagatgggtcttgagcctgtttctaaaaacatgaacgttatttGGAGATGTTTCTCCTCGAGGTTGGAAGAGAATCTCACCCCCAGCAAAGCTGTACCACAGCGCCCCATTGATGATGCCCCTATTCCGATAGAAGGAGGCTCCACATCTGTCTGTGTCATTGTTGGACATGGTGGCGTGGGCATCAGCGTAGGTTCGAGCCAGCTGCTTGAAGACCTGAGTGATGGAAGGTTAGTGGTTATTGACGGGGTGGATCCAGGTGTTACCTGTACTCTGTTCATACCTGCTCATCTGGAGTGGGTGAGAACATCTTCTCCTCGTGTGGGTGTTTGGAGAAGTCGAAGGGGTAGGAGATGACCAGCTCTCCTCCATGGAGGCTGGCCGACTGAACAAAAGGCAGTGACCTGATCCACTTCATTACTGCATAAGTCTCTGGTGCCACCTGTAGCCCAAATGTAGGTACTACATTATGTTGGTAGACTGGTCGCCTCAGACTGCGTCTTGAGTTTTCCTACCTTGCTAAACCAGTAGGAATCTGGGATTGGGATGTGGTCAGAGCGGTAGTGTCTGCTTCGCCTGTTCCGGTAGAAGATGGACGTGAGATCCGGAAAGTTGCGGTTCAGGTCGAGATTCTGGGCGTTAGTCCGTCCGTTTGTCCAGCCATTCAACAAGTGACCCTGAAACGTTAGCGGCCAAACAGCTAGAGGCATTAAAATGTGTGAAATCTGTCGAGAATCAGGATGAACGTTGGTGATAACGATGTTGTTTGATCATTAGTAGAAGAAAGGATTGTGtcaaaaacaagaaatacaatggACAAATGATATTAGTCAGTCAGTCAGACTATTTCTGTTAATACTATTGTTAACATGTGGACAAGACCATGTATCCGTCAGGACTAAAGCCATAAAGATGCTGAAGCCATCAGAAAAGCCagaaatttttgttttttttcatccAAATTACTTGAAAATGGATTTTTCCTTCTTAAACTTGTAACGTACAAAAAGATCTATTTTTCACCATTTCATTGACACAACATGGCAACACCATCTGGACTCCCAAAACTAccctttgctcacttattgttcctcAACACAGAAACAAATATTCTCTCCCTAGGTCCTGCACTCTCTGAGTAGAAGACTGGCTGCTGCAATCCTCACAACCTACTGGAAGACTTCATGACTTTACAGTtataagttaaagagcaagtcaccccctagcagattcttactccactcccacttcctgtttgaaaaatgcaacaaatgctgttgcctagcagaccgagagggcggagccgctaacaaatacacacacgggctcataacgacattgtgacatcatatggtaccagctaacgctctagggtacctcttagccaatagcgatggcagatttaaattcaaatgcagtgcagagtttttacctgacaacggcacaacactgacagttttaggcagaaaatttaaattttaactaaaatgcactaaagtgcaaaacgattgactacacgtgtctgcagcacgattagacacacatttatatagtttatcagaaaaaaaggtaGATTTGGAGATAACTTGTTCTTTAAATAATcacgtgttgaatgaacaagatgtttaagtcAACACATATGATTATTATGTTATGCAGAGAGTGCAGGACCTTGGGTGAGAATATTTGTGTCTGCGTTgaggaacaataagtgagcaaagggTTGTTTTGGGAGTCCAAATGATGTTGCCATGTTGTGTCAATGAAATGGTGAAAAATAGATCCTTTTGTACGTTACAAGTTTAATATTTTGAATGCAAACTAAAGAAACAAAGGGTAACTAAAGAATTTTCCTCGTCAGCATGCATGTAGCAACTGATTTGTAATCAGTATTCCTGAGCTTAAAGGGAAATAAACTTTAGGCATGGAAAAGGTGCAAGTTTGGTTTTCACAATCAGAGATTTAAAAACCATCCGGTCAAAGACTTAACCGTGCAGCAAATGCACAGTTCAGAATAAACTgtgaaatgtttttaaaatgcCTTTTCAGCCATTTGTTGGTTCTGAACCGTGC
It contains:
- the cpz gene encoding carboxypeptidase Z isoform X3; its protein translation is MAWPYFLDCDRFFASEEEGCFDPLAGLKARQELALSSLSPEEPSTIIQFTYTSNAQMYSLLKRTAAKCSHISHVYSIGRSTEGRDLLVIEFTDNPGQHELLEPEIKLVGNMHGNEVLGRQLLIYLAQYLCSEYILGNQRIQTIINTTRIHILASMNPDGYELAASEVEDSNDPELSNQEGHLLNGWTNGRTNAQNLDLNRNFPDLTSIFYRNRRSRHYRSDHIPIPDSYWFSKVAPETYAVMKWIRSLPFVQSASLHGGELVISYPFDFSKHPHEEKMFSPTPDEQVFKQLARTYADAHATMSNNDTDRCGASFYRNRGIINGALWYSFAGGMSDFNYLHTNCMEITVELGCDKFPSEAELYPEWKRNKEALLSFLESVHRGIKGVVKDLDGNGIKGATVSVRGIRRDVTTAEDGDYWRLLNPGTHILTATAKGFSKVSKRVYLPHNMNKAGLVDFVLEKVPVEPDINDHLFPTTDTWDRFDPYNQFERYSSPDVAEGDVEREEKPWWWNYFSQSGISPPNWLLRNV